A window from Micromonospora profundi encodes these proteins:
- a CDS encoding monooxygenase — translation MSERTSGHTNVVPELVTLHVWRTSRGALPRALTRMAVDPRRLRALPGVRFGKLLGTGTGTSFGPGDADLTRWAALTVWDSPAEAAGFDGSPVGRAWARIALAQARVDLRPVSSRGEWSGQQPFGDPPGGRVTGPVLALTRARLRARRAATFWRAIPPVAAALRDAPGLLARFGVGEAPLGWQGTVSVWRDPTDLVAFAYRHPEHRAAIMRTPTAGWYAEELFARFEVRDVVGDPTVLGWVADDDPATVKGGRA, via the coding sequence GTGAGCGAACGAACCAGCGGGCACACGAACGTCGTACCGGAGCTGGTCACCCTGCACGTGTGGCGGACCTCCCGCGGCGCGTTGCCCCGGGCGCTGACCAGGATGGCTGTGGACCCTCGCCGGCTGCGGGCACTGCCGGGCGTCCGGTTCGGCAAGCTGCTGGGCACCGGGACCGGCACCAGCTTCGGGCCGGGTGACGCCGACCTGACCCGGTGGGCGGCGTTGACAGTGTGGGACTCCCCCGCCGAGGCGGCCGGCTTCGACGGCTCGCCGGTGGGGCGTGCCTGGGCGCGGATCGCCCTCGCCCAGGCCCGGGTCGACCTGCGCCCGGTGAGCAGTCGGGGCGAGTGGTCCGGCCAGCAGCCGTTCGGCGATCCGCCGGGCGGCCGGGTCACCGGGCCGGTGCTGGCGCTGACCCGCGCCCGGTTGCGGGCCCGCCGGGCGGCCACCTTCTGGCGGGCGATCCCGCCGGTGGCAGCCGCCCTGCGCGACGCGCCGGGGCTGCTGGCCCGCTTCGGTGTCGGTGAGGCGCCGCTGGGGTGGCAGGGCACGGTCAGTGTGTGGCGCGACCCGACGGACCTGGTGGCGTTCGCGTACCGTCACCCGGAGCATCGGGCGGCGATCATGCGAACCCCCACCGCGGGCTGGTACGCCGAGGAGCTCTTCGCCCGATTCGAGGTACGCGACGTGGTCGGCGATCCGACGGTGCTCGGGTGGGTCGCCGACGACGACCCTGCAACGGTGAAGGGTGGACGGGCATGA
- a CDS encoding CDP-alcohol phosphatidyltransferase family protein yields MVGTQLNWDEYATAWARLHGGFDPRAAAPVVRAWLRFSYHVGYVLGRLRVGPTAVTVAGVLLCFCVPLLVTRPGDGPFLGALFVLFAAVADSVDGAVAVATSRTTRLGYVYDSLADRLGEVAWLLAFWLVGAPGALVVAGGALSWLHEYVRARAVSAGMREIGAVTVGERPTRVSVALAGLVVAGLSGLIEPDLAAGTITMATAVWVLLAAFGLGQLLSTVRRALLDAG; encoded by the coding sequence GTGGTGGGCACACAGCTGAACTGGGACGAGTACGCCACGGCATGGGCACGGCTGCACGGCGGCTTCGACCCCCGGGCGGCCGCGCCGGTGGTACGCGCCTGGCTGCGGTTCTCCTACCACGTCGGATATGTGCTGGGCCGGCTGCGGGTCGGCCCCACAGCGGTCACCGTGGCCGGGGTGCTGCTCTGCTTCTGCGTACCGTTGCTGGTGACCCGGCCGGGGGACGGGCCGTTCCTCGGCGCGCTGTTCGTGCTGTTCGCCGCGGTGGCCGACAGCGTCGACGGGGCGGTGGCGGTCGCCACCAGCCGCACCACCCGGCTCGGCTACGTCTACGACTCGCTCGCTGACCGGCTCGGTGAGGTGGCCTGGCTGCTCGCGTTCTGGCTGGTCGGCGCGCCGGGCGCGCTCGTCGTCGCGGGCGGCGCGTTGTCGTGGCTGCACGAGTACGTGCGTGCCCGCGCGGTCTCCGCCGGCATGCGCGAGATCGGCGCCGTGACCGTCGGCGAGCGACCCACCCGCGTCTCGGTCGCGCTGGCCGGGTTGGTTGTCGCCGGGTTGTCCGGGTTGATCGAGCCGGACCTGGCCGCCGGCACCATCACCATGGCGACCGCCGTGTGGGTGCTGCTGGCCGCCTTCGGGCTGGGGCAGTTGCTCTCCACGGTCCGTCGCGCGCTGCTCGACGCCGGCTGA
- a CDS encoding carotenoid biosynthesis protein, with product MTRRISWTLLGVLVLAQICYPLTTGTTRAGLTVATVVLGWLLSVGHALLSRGPRVAVALVAVATGGGFAIEAIGVATGVPFGSYDYSGELGPKLAGVPLIIPLAWTWMAWPAWLAAVRLTGGNTPTATVNTAEASAPTTGSTVGRWVGRIALATVGLAAWDLFLDPQMVAEGYWVWRNATPALPGLPGIPVSNYLGWLLFAVLMMSALRPLAGPAAERTDKRDHPMFALYLWTYFSSILAHAVFLDLPASALWGAAGMAVTAVPLAVTLLRARRAGNAYGDDRQPTRPGVDATR from the coding sequence ATGACCAGGCGGATCTCCTGGACGCTGCTCGGCGTCCTGGTGCTCGCCCAGATCTGCTACCCGCTCACCACCGGCACCACCCGGGCCGGGCTGACAGTGGCCACCGTCGTGCTCGGCTGGCTGCTCTCGGTCGGCCACGCGCTGCTCAGTCGCGGGCCCCGGGTCGCGGTGGCGCTGGTCGCGGTGGCCACCGGCGGCGGGTTCGCGATCGAGGCGATCGGGGTGGCCACCGGTGTGCCGTTCGGCAGCTACGACTACTCCGGTGAGCTCGGCCCCAAGCTTGCCGGGGTGCCGCTGATCATCCCTCTGGCCTGGACCTGGATGGCCTGGCCGGCCTGGCTGGCCGCGGTCCGCCTGACCGGCGGCAACACCCCGACGGCCACCGTCAACACGGCGGAGGCCAGCGCCCCGACGACCGGCTCGACGGTCGGTCGGTGGGTGGGGCGGATCGCGCTGGCCACTGTGGGGCTGGCCGCCTGGGATCTTTTCCTCGACCCGCAGATGGTCGCCGAGGGCTACTGGGTGTGGCGCAACGCCACCCCGGCGCTGCCCGGCCTGCCCGGCATCCCGGTCAGCAACTACCTGGGCTGGCTGCTCTTCGCGGTGCTGATGATGAGCGCGTTGCGCCCGCTGGCCGGGCCGGCCGCCGAGCGCACCGACAAGCGGGACCACCCGATGTTCGCGCTCTACCTGTGGACGTACTTCTCCAGCATCCTGGCCCACGCGGTCTTCCTCGACCTGCCCGCCTCGGCGCTCTGGGGCGCGGCCGGCATGGCGGTGACAGCCGTGCCGCTGGCGGTGACCCTGCTGCGCGCCCGCCGGGCCGGCAACGCGTACGGCGACGACCGCCAGCCGACCCGCCCCGGCGTCGACGCGACCCGATGA
- the pknB gene encoding Stk1 family PASTA domain-containing Ser/Thr kinase: MDTQVADTLLGSLIDGRYRIRGRVARGGMATVYTATDERLERTVAVKIIHPTQAPEARTRIANFVARFTDEAKTIARLTHPNVVAVYDQGTHAGLPYLVMEYVRGRTLRDVLAERRRLNPDEALAIAEQMLAAIGAAHRAGLVHRDVKPENVLVAEAPTGGVANLVDSVVKVADFGLARAVEASADDEQGTQLMATVAYVAPELVTEGRADPRTDVYSAGIVLFEMLTGRVPYDGDRPVDVAWQHVDRDVPAPSTLVPGLPSVLDGLVQRATRRDPAARPADAGALLAEVQVARDQLGDINSSTAVLHRVADDTSVSQPTMMVATVRPAERPTWARLPEGGGQGPGRRRAAPEPSEGLGARLAGLRSTVMGHPQGRLAVAAVVVTLGLVAALGGWWFGVGRYTSAPQLVSLSSADAQAQADRAGLKLAYGEPRYDEKAPKDSVLEQNPASSAKIVKGGTITLTLSLGPERFPVPDVIGKEYELAEADLLNAKLVVAKGTPRYDDTLPAGVVLDSNPKVGAEVKPGTKITLVLSRGRAPISVPNLVGKSLTEARATLSRLGLVAVETPKDSDKPKDEILGQSPADGTGVEKGTQVKLEVSKGPPLVVVPRVVDLPCQQAKQVLEGQGFPVAIQFNPNATVRFQTPGENSQVPPGTQVTIGCL; encoded by the coding sequence ATGGACACACAGGTCGCCGACACGTTGCTGGGCTCGCTGATAGACGGGCGCTACCGCATTCGCGGTCGCGTGGCCCGTGGCGGCATGGCGACCGTGTACACCGCAACAGACGAGCGCCTCGAGCGCACCGTCGCTGTCAAGATCATTCATCCGACGCAGGCGCCCGAGGCCCGTACCCGGATCGCCAACTTCGTGGCCCGGTTCACCGACGAGGCCAAGACGATCGCCCGGTTGACCCACCCCAACGTGGTGGCGGTCTACGACCAGGGCACCCACGCCGGTCTGCCGTACCTGGTCATGGAGTACGTCCGCGGTCGCACGCTGCGCGACGTGCTGGCCGAGCGGCGCCGGCTCAACCCCGACGAGGCGCTGGCCATCGCCGAGCAGATGCTCGCCGCGATCGGCGCCGCGCACCGGGCCGGTCTGGTGCACCGCGACGTCAAACCGGAGAACGTGCTGGTCGCCGAGGCGCCCACCGGCGGCGTCGCCAACCTGGTGGACAGCGTCGTCAAGGTGGCCGACTTCGGGTTGGCCCGCGCCGTCGAGGCGAGCGCCGACGACGAGCAGGGCACCCAGTTGATGGCCACCGTTGCCTACGTCGCTCCGGAGCTGGTCACCGAGGGTCGGGCCGACCCGCGTACCGATGTCTATTCCGCCGGGATCGTGCTGTTCGAGATGCTCACCGGTCGGGTGCCCTACGACGGGGACCGCCCGGTGGACGTCGCCTGGCAGCACGTCGACCGGGACGTGCCGGCGCCCTCGACGCTGGTGCCCGGCCTGCCGTCGGTCCTCGACGGCCTGGTCCAGCGGGCCACCCGACGCGATCCCGCCGCCCGGCCCGCCGATGCCGGCGCGCTGCTGGCCGAGGTGCAGGTCGCACGGGACCAGTTGGGCGACATCAACAGCAGCACCGCCGTGCTGCACCGGGTGGCCGACGACACGTCGGTCTCCCAGCCGACGATGATGGTCGCCACTGTCCGTCCGGCCGAGCGTCCGACGTGGGCGCGGCTGCCGGAGGGCGGTGGTCAGGGGCCGGGCCGACGGCGGGCCGCCCCGGAGCCGTCGGAGGGTCTGGGAGCCCGGCTCGCCGGGCTGCGCAGCACGGTGATGGGCCACCCGCAGGGCCGGTTGGCCGTCGCGGCCGTGGTGGTGACGCTGGGCCTGGTGGCCGCGCTCGGCGGCTGGTGGTTCGGTGTCGGCCGGTACACGTCCGCCCCGCAGCTGGTGAGCCTGAGCAGTGCGGACGCGCAGGCGCAGGCCGACCGCGCCGGCCTGAAGCTGGCGTACGGGGAGCCGCGCTATGACGAGAAGGCCCCGAAGGACAGCGTGCTGGAGCAGAACCCGGCGTCGTCTGCCAAGATCGTCAAGGGTGGCACGATCACGCTGACCCTCTCCCTCGGCCCGGAACGCTTCCCGGTGCCGGACGTCATCGGCAAGGAGTACGAGCTGGCCGAGGCGGACCTGCTCAACGCGAAGCTGGTGGTGGCCAAGGGCACTCCCCGCTACGACGACACCCTGCCCGCCGGCGTCGTCCTGGACAGCAACCCGAAGGTCGGCGCCGAGGTCAAGCCGGGCACGAAGATCACCCTCGTTCTGAGCCGCGGCCGGGCGCCGATATCGGTGCCGAACCTGGTGGGCAAGAGCCTCACCGAGGCCCGGGCCACCCTGTCCCGGCTCGGCCTGGTGGCGGTGGAGACACCAAAGGACTCCGACAAGCCCAAGGACGAGATCCTCGGCCAGAGTCCGGCCGACGGCACCGGCGTGGAGAAGGGCACCCAGGTCAAGCTGGAGGTCAGCAAGGGTCCGCCGCTTGTCGTCGTGCCCCGCGTGGTCGACCTGCCCTGCCAGCAGGCCAAGCAGGTGCTGGAGGGCCAGGGCTTCCCGGTGGCGATCCAGTTCAACCCGAACGCCACTGTGCGCTTCCAGACGCCAGGTGAGAATTCGCAGGTACCGCCGGGCACCCAGGTCACGATCGGATGCCTCTGA
- a CDS encoding polyprenyl synthetase family protein, with product MTHAAPVSPVDRAGLRQRVDKALTEFLASQRARLTRVDDALVPVAEAIEAFVLGGGKRLRPAFAYWGFRGAGGMDTEAVVTALAALEFVQASALIHDDLMDRSDTRRGEPAVHRRFAARHRAAGWGGDADGFGDSAAILLGDLCLVWSDELLHSAGLDLRAAARARPVFDEMRTEVTVGQYLDVLTQVTGDTSVERASKVARYKSAKYTVERPLLLGAALADAPDDVRATYSAYGLPLGEAFQLRDDVLGVFGDPAHTGKPAGDDLREGKRTYLVAAAVEATDDAGRELLLSRLGDPDLDEQGVTRIRELITVSGALARTEQRITTLTDTALAALAAVDLDTEARQTLVDLAIAATRRAD from the coding sequence GTGACCCACGCTGCTCCCGTGTCCCCCGTCGACCGTGCCGGCCTGCGGCAGCGGGTCGACAAGGCCCTCACCGAGTTCCTGGCCAGCCAGCGGGCCCGGCTGACCCGGGTGGACGACGCCCTCGTCCCGGTGGCGGAGGCCATCGAGGCGTTCGTGCTCGGCGGTGGCAAGCGCCTGCGGCCGGCGTTCGCGTACTGGGGGTTCCGGGGTGCCGGCGGGATGGACACCGAGGCGGTCGTCACCGCCCTCGCCGCGCTGGAGTTCGTGCAGGCCAGCGCACTGATCCACGACGACCTGATGGACCGCTCCGACACCCGGCGCGGCGAGCCCGCGGTGCACCGGCGGTTCGCCGCCCGGCACCGGGCCGCAGGCTGGGGCGGCGACGCGGACGGCTTCGGTGACTCCGCCGCGATCCTGCTCGGTGACCTCTGCCTCGTGTGGTCCGACGAGCTGCTGCACTCCGCAGGCCTGGACCTGCGGGCGGCGGCCCGGGCCCGGCCGGTCTTCGACGAGATGCGCACGGAGGTCACCGTCGGGCAGTACCTCGACGTGTTGACCCAGGTCACCGGGGACACGTCGGTGGAACGGGCCAGCAAGGTCGCCAGGTACAAGTCGGCGAAGTACACGGTCGAACGGCCGCTGCTGCTGGGTGCCGCGCTTGCCGACGCGCCGGACGACGTACGGGCCACCTACTCGGCGTACGGGCTGCCGTTGGGTGAGGCGTTCCAGTTGCGCGACGACGTGCTGGGGGTCTTCGGCGACCCGGCGCACACCGGCAAGCCGGCCGGCGACGATCTGCGCGAGGGCAAGCGCACGTACCTGGTGGCGGCGGCAGTGGAGGCCACCGACGACGCGGGCCGGGAGCTGCTGCTGAGCCGGCTCGGCGACCCGGACCTCGACGAGCAGGGGGTGACCCGGATCCGCGAGTTGATCACCGTGAGCGGTGCGCTGGCCCGCACCGAGCAACGGATCACCACGCTCACCGACACGGCGCTGGCGGCCCTCGCCGCCGTGGACCTGGACACCGAGGCCCGCCAGACCCTGGTGGACCTGGCGATAGCAGCAACCCGCCGAGCCGACTGA
- a CDS encoding phytoene desaturase family protein codes for MARIVVVGAGVGGLATAARLAATGHQVTVFEAADTVGGKLGRYVHDTPAGSFHFDTGPSLLTLPEVFEDLFEATGAKLDEYLDLTPLDPIVRHVFEGGGPTLDSCADPVEFAGRIGAAFGDRAAADWQRLWRRAARVWNASSRDILRRAVDSPRDLASLAWRVGDLAAIAPGRTLRGLGRRHLSDPRLRLLLDRYATYTGADPRRAPAALVAVPYAELTFGGWYLRGGLGTLADALLTRCLDLGVVVQTGATVTRIDAAGGRVHGVRLAGVAAPVPADVVVANVDALTVYRDLLPHARRLAGLSDRSLAGFVLLLGVSGNTGLAHHNVFFPRDYDAEFDAVFGDPGRGVRARPAADPTVFVTVADDPMVRPAGHEAWFVLVNSARQGTAAGAVDWRRPGLADAYADRILDVLAQRGVDVRDRLLFREVRTPADLDAATGAPGGVIYGTAGGLLRPANRGPAHGLWLVGGSSHPGGGLPMVTLSAQIVADEIGPAW; via the coding sequence ATGGCGCGGATCGTGGTCGTCGGCGCCGGGGTGGGTGGCCTGGCCACCGCCGCCCGGCTGGCCGCAACCGGGCACCAGGTGACCGTCTTCGAAGCTGCCGACACCGTCGGCGGCAAACTCGGCAGGTACGTGCACGACACCCCGGCCGGGTCGTTCCACTTCGACACCGGGCCGAGTCTGCTCACCCTGCCCGAGGTCTTCGAGGATCTGTTCGAGGCCACCGGGGCGAAGCTCGACGAGTACCTGGACCTGACGCCGCTGGACCCGATCGTCCGGCACGTCTTCGAAGGCGGCGGTCCGACGTTGGACTCCTGCGCCGACCCTGTGGAGTTCGCCGGCCGGATCGGGGCCGCCTTCGGTGACCGGGCGGCGGCCGACTGGCAGCGGCTGTGGCGGCGGGCCGCCCGGGTGTGGAACGCCTCCTCGCGGGACATCCTGCGCCGCGCCGTCGACTCCCCCCGCGACCTGGCGTCGCTGGCCTGGCGCGTCGGCGACCTGGCCGCCATCGCCCCGGGCCGCACCCTGCGTGGGCTGGGCCGCCGGCACCTCTCCGACCCGCGGCTGCGGCTGCTGCTGGACCGGTACGCCACGTACACCGGCGCCGACCCGCGCCGGGCGCCGGCGGCGCTCGTCGCGGTCCCCTATGCCGAGCTGACGTTCGGCGGCTGGTACCTGCGCGGAGGGCTGGGCACGCTCGCCGACGCGCTGCTTACCCGCTGCCTGGACCTCGGCGTGGTCGTGCAGACCGGCGCCACCGTGACGCGGATCGACGCGGCGGGCGGCCGGGTGCACGGGGTACGCCTCGCCGGCGTCGCCGCGCCGGTACCCGCCGACGTGGTGGTGGCCAACGTGGACGCACTCACCGTCTACCGCGACCTGCTGCCGCACGCTCGTCGGCTGGCCGGGCTGAGCGACCGCAGCCTGGCCGGTTTCGTGCTGCTGCTCGGCGTCTCCGGCAACACCGGGCTGGCGCACCACAACGTCTTCTTCCCGCGCGACTACGACGCCGAGTTCGACGCGGTGTTCGGCGATCCGGGGCGGGGCGTACGGGCCCGACCGGCGGCCGACCCGACGGTGTTCGTCACCGTCGCCGACGACCCGATGGTCCGCCCGGCGGGGCACGAGGCATGGTTCGTGCTGGTCAACTCCGCGCGGCAGGGCACCGCCGCTGGGGCTGTCGACTGGCGGCGCCCGGGGCTTGCCGACGCGTACGCCGACCGGATCCTGGACGTGCTGGCGCAGCGCGGCGTGGACGTGCGCGACCGGCTGCTGTTCCGCGAGGTGCGTACCCCGGCCGACCTGGACGCGGCGACCGGAGCACCCGGCGGCGTGATCTACGGCACCGCAGGTGGGCTGCTCCGCCCGGCCAACAGGGGCCCGGCGCACGGCCTGTGGCTGGTGGGCGGCTCCAGCCACCCGGGCGGTGGCCTGCCGATGGTGACCCTCTCGGCGCAGATCGTCGCGGACGAGATCGGCCCCGCCTGGTAG
- a CDS encoding helix-turn-helix domain-containing protein: MTSLTSPRPTQLGPLLARCRLARGWSQQRTAAELCAAAGVPTLSRHEVSRWERQRRVPGGFWLGWLAVVLDVPLVVLAEAAASTRRVGPPRAVGPGRTDSAGTRPAGRTGPARTPTGARVAVQRRPR; encoded by the coding sequence ATGACCTCGCTCACATCACCGCGCCCCACACAGCTCGGGCCGCTGCTGGCCCGGTGCCGGCTGGCCCGGGGTTGGAGCCAGCAGCGCACCGCCGCCGAGTTGTGTGCCGCCGCCGGCGTGCCGACCTTGAGTAGACACGAGGTGTCCCGGTGGGAGCGGCAACGACGCGTACCGGGAGGGTTCTGGCTCGGTTGGCTCGCCGTCGTGCTGGACGTGCCGCTCGTGGTGCTCGCCGAGGCCGCCGCGAGCACCCGACGGGTCGGTCCGCCCCGCGCTGTCGGCCCAGGCCGGACCGACTCGGCGGGTACGCGTCCGGCCGGCCGGACGGGCCCCGCACGCACGCCGACGGGAGCACGTGTGGCGGTACAACGTCGGCCGCGGTGA
- a CDS encoding glycosyltransferase, whose protein sequence is MTVLLALLFVIAVLTGHTWLNAARWLRRPTDRPGEVGEPVAVLLPLRDEATRVTPCLRALLAQRGVPGLRIVVLDDGSTDGTADVVRAVAGDDPRVTLLSGVAPPPGWLGKPHACWQLATRVDPEATVLVFVDADVVLAPHAVAAAVTELRAARATLLSPYPRIVVATAADRLVQPLLQWLWLTFLPLRAMERSRRPSLAAAGGQFLVLDRAGYTTAGGHAAVADKILEDVELARAVKRSGGRIALADGSRLATCRMYDDWPQLRDGYSKSLWASFGHPGAAAAVVTMLLLLYTAPPLVAVAGVVAGAPMVAAVGLAGYLLGVAGRVLTARSTGGRWWPDALAHPVSVVVLGWLTLRSYHLRKRHRLTWRGRPVS, encoded by the coding sequence ATGACCGTCCTGCTCGCCCTGCTGTTCGTCATCGCCGTGCTGACCGGGCACACCTGGCTCAACGCCGCCCGCTGGCTGCGCCGGCCCACCGACCGGCCGGGCGAGGTCGGTGAGCCGGTGGCAGTGCTGCTGCCGCTACGCGACGAGGCCACTCGGGTCACCCCCTGCCTGCGCGCCCTGCTCGCCCAGCGCGGCGTGCCCGGGCTGCGCATCGTGGTCCTCGACGACGGGTCCACCGACGGCACCGCCGACGTGGTCCGGGCGGTGGCCGGCGACGACCCGAGGGTCACACTGCTTAGCGGCGTCGCCCCGCCGCCGGGCTGGCTGGGCAAACCACACGCCTGCTGGCAGTTGGCCACCCGGGTCGACCCGGAGGCCACAGTGCTGGTCTTCGTCGACGCCGACGTGGTGCTCGCCCCGCACGCCGTGGCCGCCGCCGTCACCGAACTGCGCGCCGCCCGCGCGACGCTGCTGTCGCCGTACCCCCGGATCGTTGTGGCGACGGCGGCCGACCGGCTGGTGCAGCCCCTGCTCCAGTGGCTCTGGCTGACGTTCCTGCCGCTGCGCGCCATGGAACGCTCGCGGCGGCCCTCGCTGGCCGCCGCGGGCGGGCAGTTCCTGGTGCTGGATCGGGCCGGCTACACCACAGCGGGCGGGCACGCGGCGGTCGCCGACAAGATCCTGGAAGACGTCGAGCTGGCCCGTGCGGTCAAGCGGTCCGGTGGGCGGATCGCCCTGGCCGACGGTTCCCGGCTGGCCACCTGCCGGATGTACGACGACTGGCCGCAACTGCGCGACGGGTACTCGAAGTCGCTGTGGGCGTCGTTCGGGCATCCGGGAGCGGCGGCCGCCGTGGTGACGATGCTGCTGCTGCTCTACACCGCCCCGCCGCTTGTCGCGGTGGCCGGCGTGGTGGCCGGCGCGCCGATGGTGGCCGCCGTGGGCCTGGCCGGCTATCTGCTCGGGGTGGCCGGGCGGGTGCTCACCGCCCGGTCGACCGGGGGCCGGTGGTGGCCCGACGCGCTCGCACACCCCGTATCGGTCGTGGTCCTCGGTTGGCTGACCCTGCGGTCGTACCATCTGCGAAAGCGACACCGCCTGACCTGGCGGGGCCGCCCGGTCAGCTAG
- the metF gene encoding methylenetetrahydrofolate reductase [NAD(P)H], whose translation MALGLPSVLPNPQPAIGELIRDRQPTFSFEFFPPKTEAGERLLWQAIRELESLRPSFVSITYGAGGSTRDTTVAVTERIATETTLLPMAHLTAVNHSVAELRHVIGRLAGVGVRNVLAVRGDPPGNPGGEWVRHPEGVDYAEDLVRLVRDAGDFSVGVAAFPYKHPRSVDVASDTAHFVRKCRAGAEFAITQMFFDADDYLRLRDRVAAAGCDTPILAGVMPVTQIGTIERSVQLSGAPFPTALAERFERVADDPEAVRRLGIEQASEMCRRLLDEGVPGIHFITLNRSTATREVWQNLKVGARV comes from the coding sequence GTGGCGCTCGGTCTTCCCTCGGTACTCCCCAATCCGCAGCCGGCGATCGGGGAGCTCATCCGTGACCGTCAGCCGACCTTCTCGTTCGAGTTCTTCCCGCCCAAGACCGAGGCGGGTGAGCGACTGCTCTGGCAGGCGATCCGCGAGTTGGAGTCGCTGCGCCCGTCGTTCGTGTCGATCACCTACGGCGCGGGCGGCTCGACCCGGGACACCACAGTCGCGGTGACCGAGCGGATCGCCACCGAGACCACCCTGCTGCCGATGGCCCACCTGACCGCCGTCAACCACTCCGTGGCCGAGCTGCGGCACGTGATCGGCCGGCTCGCCGGGGTGGGGGTGCGCAACGTGCTGGCGGTGCGCGGCGACCCGCCGGGCAACCCGGGCGGCGAGTGGGTCCGGCACCCCGAGGGCGTCGACTACGCCGAGGACCTGGTGCGCCTGGTCCGCGACGCCGGTGACTTCAGCGTCGGCGTGGCGGCCTTCCCGTACAAGCATCCCCGTTCGGTCGACGTGGCAAGCGACACCGCGCACTTCGTCCGCAAGTGCCGGGCCGGCGCCGAGTTCGCGATCACGCAGATGTTCTTCGACGCCGACGACTACCTGCGGCTGCGCGACCGGGTGGCCGCGGCCGGCTGCGACACCCCGATCCTGGCCGGTGTGATGCCGGTGACCCAGATCGGCACCATCGAGCGGTCCGTGCAACTGTCCGGGGCGCCGTTCCCGACGGCTCTGGCGGAGCGCTTCGAGCGGGTCGCCGACGACCCGGAGGCGGTCCGCCGGCTCGGCATCGAGCAGGCCAGCGAGATGTGCCGCCGGCTGCTGGACGAAGGTGTGCCGGGAATCCACTTCATCACCCTCAACCGGTCCACCGCGACCCGCGAGGTGTGGCAGAACCTCAAGGTCGGCGCCCGGGTGTGA
- a CDS encoding Rv2175c family DNA-binding protein — MTEPVPAEAVPGPELAGPTDPAGWLTLPDVAERLDVSISKVHQMIRDRELLAVRRDGVRRVPADLVANEVVLKHLPGVLNLLSDNGYDDEAALRWLYEPDDTLRGGTPAAALSGDHAREVKRRAQAQAF, encoded by the coding sequence GTGACCGAACCCGTACCCGCTGAGGCCGTGCCCGGCCCCGAGCTTGCCGGCCCCACCGACCCGGCCGGCTGGCTCACCCTGCCCGACGTCGCCGAGCGCCTCGACGTTTCGATTAGCAAGGTGCACCAGATGATCCGCGACCGCGAGTTGCTGGCGGTCCGCCGCGACGGCGTCCGCCGGGTGCCGGCGGACCTGGTGGCCAACGAGGTCGTGCTCAAGCATCTGCCCGGCGTGCTCAACCTGCTCTCCGACAACGGCTACGACGACGAGGCGGCGCTGCGCTGGCTCTATGAGCCCGACGACACGCTGCGCGGCGGCACCCCGGCCGCCGCCCTCTCCGGCGACCACGCCCGCGAGGTAAAGCGCCGAGCCCAGGCCCAGGCCTTCTAA
- a CDS encoding GNAT family N-acetyltransferase, which produces MRLVRWTPDDLVRRLDDVVAVYGEAMGYRTDLLEARRGYMATHVRRPGFRAVASLTSEGHLAGFGYGYLGGPGQWWHDQVYRALDAPTRKRWLTHCFEVVELHVRPPAQGHGLGAGQLRALLTMAEGDTTLLSTPEAEEQTSRAWRLYRRFGFVDVLRDFHFPGDERPFGVLGRDLPLEPPTS; this is translated from the coding sequence ATGAGGTTGGTGCGCTGGACGCCGGACGATCTCGTCCGGCGGCTGGACGACGTGGTCGCCGTCTACGGCGAGGCGATGGGCTACCGCACCGACCTGCTGGAGGCCCGGCGCGGCTACATGGCCACCCACGTCCGCCGGCCCGGATTCCGGGCGGTGGCCAGCCTGACCAGCGAGGGACATCTCGCCGGCTTCGGCTACGGCTATCTGGGCGGCCCCGGCCAGTGGTGGCACGACCAGGTGTACCGGGCGTTGGACGCCCCGACGCGCAAGCGCTGGCTCACCCACTGCTTCGAGGTGGTCGAGCTGCACGTCCGGCCACCGGCGCAGGGCCACGGACTGGGTGCCGGCCAACTGCGGGCGCTGCTCACGATGGCCGAGGGCGACACCACGCTGCTGTCCACCCCGGAGGCCGAGGAGCAGACCTCGCGGGCCTGGCGGCTGTACCGCCGGTTCGGTTTCGTCGACGTGCTGCGTGACTTCCACTTTCCCGGTGACGAGCGGCCGTTCGGCGTCCTCGGTCGGGACCTGCCGCTCGAGCCTCCGACGTCATGA